A window from Plasmodium relictum strain SGS1 genome assembly, chromosome: 7 encodes these proteins:
- the SPC3 gene encoding signal peptidase complex subunit 3, putative, with protein MDSFLNRLNIIFYSMAFCFFILCLFNYGTSFYLFDEKEIKTQIKVNHVKRFVYNRYIKGDEVVLSLDLSFDMRKAFNWNLKQLFVYVLVTYETPKKVRNEVIIQDYIITKKKYAKRNYKNFLTKYSLKDYSNGLRNNLIHLQVCYKYMPIAGFTRSFEGDKISYKLPSDYFDNLPSNYPFYYPDK; from the coding sequence atggattcttttttaaatagattaaatattattttttattctatggCTTTTTGCTTTTTCATCTTATGCCTTTTTAATTATGGGacatcattttatttatttgatgagaaagaaataaaaactcaaataaaagtaaatcaTGTAAAAAGATTTGTTTATAACAGATATATAAAGGGGGATGAAGTAGTTTTATCGTTAGACTTATCATTTGATATGAGAAAAGCATTTAATTGGAATTTGAAACAGTTATTTGTTTATGTGTTAGTAACTTATGAAACCCCAAAAAAAGTTAGAAATGAAGTCATTATACAGGATTATATAATAactaagaaaaaatatgcaaagagaaattataaaaattttttaactaAATATTCACTAAAAGATTATTCCAATGGattaagaaataatttaattcatttacaAGTATGTTATAAGTATATGCCTATTGCTGGATTTACAAGATCTTTTGAAGGGGATAAAATATCTTATAAATTGCCATCAGattattttgataatttgCCATCAAATTATCCATTTTATTATCcagataaataa
- a CDS encoding prefoldin subunit, putative, with the protein MSDARETMYDLGLDMTVDDQKKIGKFTNLHYKQSIYEQKIKLMKEKITNIDSSIDEVSLLFDSKDVMLNIGDCFFRFDTDHVEESLSEFKNEEKKNLSKLEAEYKTTLNEKQQLKTDLYAKFGNRIDLN; encoded by the exons ATGTCAGATGCTAGAGAAACGATGTATGACTTAGGATTAGATATGACAGTAGAtgatcaaaaaaaaattggtaAATTTACTAACTTACATTATAAGCAATCCATTTATGaacaaaagataaaattaatgaaagaaAAGATAACAAATATTGATTCATCAATTGACGAAGTATCACTTCTGTTTGATTCTAAAGATGTTATGCTAAATATAg GGGATTGTTTTTTTAGATTTGATACAGATCATGTAGAAGAAAGTTTATcagaatttaaaaatgaagaaaaaaagaatttaagtAAATTAGAAGCTGAATATAAAACTACCTTAAATGAAAAACAACAATTAAAAACAGATTTATATGCTAAATTTGGTAATAGGATTGATCTtaactaa